A window of the Chaetodon trifascialis isolate fChaTrf1 chromosome 9, fChaTrf1.hap1, whole genome shotgun sequence genome harbors these coding sequences:
- the st3gal4 gene encoding CMP-N-acetylneuraminate-beta-galactosamide-alpha-2,3-sialyltransferase 4 isoform X1 has protein sequence MKMSQKTTRTWCLRLLPVLLFFISFVTYYCSYAILQSYGGTSKSPNSSKSLCGGWLTQKKWESLNFNISRRTQLFLKLEDFFWREHLSKQALPYGIKGSELLLLKVLAVIANYQVPASIENLECRTCVVIGNGFAIKNSSLGSIINKYDVVIRLNDAPVRGYEEDVGNKTTMRFFYPESASYNPGLHNEPGTLMVLVPFKQQDLRWLKEILYNEKRVRKGFWKPPPQIWLGDVSKIRVLDPHFLHQTADRLLQIPLHPKSKQKPVHPTTGILAVFVALNYCDVVHVAGFGYPKSKSQKDPIHYYGYDTMKSMKNSYHDLNHEAEALKRLEDSGAILYLHSHL, from the exons ATGAAGATGTCCCAGAAGACAACTAGAA CATGGTGCCTGAGGCTTCTCCCagttctcctcttcttcatctccttcGTCACATACTACTGCTCCTATGCCATACTTCAGAG CTACGGAGGCACCAGCAAGTCTCCGAACAGTAGCAAGTCGCTGTGTGGTGGCTGGCTAACCCAGAAGAAGTGGGAGAGCCTTAACTTTAA CATTAGCAGACGGACGCAGCTCTTTCTGAAACTGGAGGATTTCTTCTGGCGGGAGCATCTGTCAAAGCAGGCATTACCCTATGGCATTAAGGGCAGCG AGCTGCTGCTACTGAAAGTTCTTGCTGTAATTGCAAATTATCAGGTGCCAGCCAGCATTGAAAA cCTTGAATGCAGAACCTGTGTAGTCATAGGCAACGGCTTTGCCATTAAAAACAGCTCCTTGGGAAGCATCATCAACAAATATGACGTAGTCATCCG GTTGAATGATGCCCCAGTGCGAGGCTATGAGGAGGACGTGGGGAACAAGACCACAATGAGATTCTTCTACCCTGAGTCGGCCTCTTACAACCCTGGGCTGCACAATGAGCCCGGCACGCTTATGGTCCTGGTGCCTTTCAAGCAGCAAGATCTACGGTGGCTTAAAGAGATCCTATATAATGAGAAGAGG GTCAGGAAAGGCTTTTGGAAGCCCCCTCCCCAAATCTGGTTAGGTGACGTCAGTAAAATCAGAGTGCTGGACCCCCACTTTCTGCACCAGACTGCAGACCGACTGCTCCAGATCCCTCTGCATCCCAAGAGCAAACAG AAGCCAGTGCATCCCACCACGGGTATCCTCGCTGTGTTTGTTGCTCTCAACTACTGTGATGTGGTCCATGTTGCTGGTTTTGGATACCCCAAGTCAAAGAGCCAAAAGGACCCAATCCATTACTATGGATATGACACCATGAAGTCTATGAAG AATTCCTACCATGACCTCAATCATGAAGCTGAAGCCTTAAAACGACTGGAAGATTCAGGAGCCATATTATACCTGCACTCACATTTATGA
- the st3gal4 gene encoding CMP-N-acetylneuraminate-beta-galactosamide-alpha-2,3-sialyltransferase 4 isoform X2, giving the protein MKMSQKTTRTWCLRLLPVLLFFISFVTYYCSYAILQSYGGTSKSPNSSKSLCGGWLTQKKWESLNFNISRRTQLFLKLEDFFWREHLSKQALPYGIKGSELLLLKVLAVIANYQVPASIENLECRTCVVIGNGFAIKNSSLGSIINKYDVVIRLNDAPVRGYEEDVGNKTTMRFFYPESASYNPGLHNEPGTLMVLVPFKQQDLRWLKEILYNEKRVRKGFWKPPPQIWLGDVSKIRVLDPHFLHQTADRLLQIPLHPKSKQPVHPTTGILAVFVALNYCDVVHVAGFGYPKSKSQKDPIHYYGYDTMKSMKNSYHDLNHEAEALKRLEDSGAILYLHSHL; this is encoded by the exons ATGAAGATGTCCCAGAAGACAACTAGAA CATGGTGCCTGAGGCTTCTCCCagttctcctcttcttcatctccttcGTCACATACTACTGCTCCTATGCCATACTTCAGAG CTACGGAGGCACCAGCAAGTCTCCGAACAGTAGCAAGTCGCTGTGTGGTGGCTGGCTAACCCAGAAGAAGTGGGAGAGCCTTAACTTTAA CATTAGCAGACGGACGCAGCTCTTTCTGAAACTGGAGGATTTCTTCTGGCGGGAGCATCTGTCAAAGCAGGCATTACCCTATGGCATTAAGGGCAGCG AGCTGCTGCTACTGAAAGTTCTTGCTGTAATTGCAAATTATCAGGTGCCAGCCAGCATTGAAAA cCTTGAATGCAGAACCTGTGTAGTCATAGGCAACGGCTTTGCCATTAAAAACAGCTCCTTGGGAAGCATCATCAACAAATATGACGTAGTCATCCG GTTGAATGATGCCCCAGTGCGAGGCTATGAGGAGGACGTGGGGAACAAGACCACAATGAGATTCTTCTACCCTGAGTCGGCCTCTTACAACCCTGGGCTGCACAATGAGCCCGGCACGCTTATGGTCCTGGTGCCTTTCAAGCAGCAAGATCTACGGTGGCTTAAAGAGATCCTATATAATGAGAAGAGG GTCAGGAAAGGCTTTTGGAAGCCCCCTCCCCAAATCTGGTTAGGTGACGTCAGTAAAATCAGAGTGCTGGACCCCCACTTTCTGCACCAGACTGCAGACCGACTGCTCCAGATCCCTCTGCATCCCAAGAGCAAACAG CCAGTGCATCCCACCACGGGTATCCTCGCTGTGTTTGTTGCTCTCAACTACTGTGATGTGGTCCATGTTGCTGGTTTTGGATACCCCAAGTCAAAGAGCCAAAAGGACCCAATCCATTACTATGGATATGACACCATGAAGTCTATGAAG AATTCCTACCATGACCTCAATCATGAAGCTGAAGCCTTAAAACGACTGGAAGATTCAGGAGCCATATTATACCTGCACTCACATTTATGA